One Malus domestica chromosome 11, GDT2T_hap1 genomic region harbors:
- the LOC103426829 gene encoding NAD-dependent protein deacetylase SRT1-like isoform X2, whose amino-acid sequence MPSLTHIALVELERAGILKFVISQNVDGLHLRSGIPREKLAELHGNSFLETCPSCGVEYLRDFEVETIGLKETSRRCSDKNCRARLKDTVLDWEDALPSKEMDLAEKHCRMADVVLCLGTSLQITPACNLPLKSLRGGGKIVIVNLQKTPKDKKANLVIHGLVDKVISGVMDFLNLQIPPFVRLDLFQIILTQALSLDKKNVNWSLRVASVHGQKAPLPFVKSIEISFLDNQGYKSAILQKEPFQLKRRTLQGKSFDMVLKFNFIDSCGCPSTEIVVPLNFKVPEDCLTLDKDAVLQKLRHTAIQESCCGQNAIVERNVMLTPKTKVIAYAIVTNVVRYRMSAEALQAGSLGNAIKRRKESVNGFETSRKRSKMHRRKSRF is encoded by the exons ATGCCGAGCTTGACTCATATAGCTTTGGTTGAACTGGAGAGAGCTGGAATTTTGAAGTTTGTAATTAGCCAG AATGTTGATGGTCTTCATCTACGATCTGGAATACCGAGGGAGAAACTTGCTGAGTTACATGGTAACTCCTTTCTGGAAACCTGCCCTTCTTGTGGAGTCGA GTATTTGAGGGATTTTGAGGTTGAGACTATTGGACTGAAGGAGACTTCAAGACGGTGCTCAGATAAAAATTGTAGAGCAAGGCTTAAAGATACAGTTCTGGATTGGGAG GATGCATTGCCCTCAAAGGAGATGGATCTGGCTGAGAAGCACTGCAGGATGGCTGATGTTGTATTATGTTTGGGGACAAG TTTGCAGATCACTCCAGCATGCAACCTTCCTCTGAAATCGCTCCGTGGTGGGGGAAAGATTGTAATTGTCAACCTTCAG AAAACTCCAAAGGACAAGAAAGCAAATTTAGTGATCCATGGACTTGTTGATAAG GTTATTTCAGGTGTCATGGACTTTCTAAATCTTCAGATTCCTCCATTTGTCCGGTTAGATCTTTTTCAGATCATTCTAACTCAAGCCTTGAGTTTAG ATAAAAAGAATGTGAACTGGAGCCTCCGCGTAGCAAGTGTACATGGACAGAAAGCTCCATTGCCATTTGTCAAATCTATTGAG ATATCCTTCTTAGACAATCAAGGGTATAAATCAGCTATTCTACAGAAGGAACCATTTCAATTGAAAAG GAGAACCTTGCAGGGAAAATCATTTGATATGGTTTTGAAATTCAACTTCATAGATAGTTGTGGTTGTCCGTCCACAGAAATTGTTGTACCTCTTAATTTTAAG GTTCCAGAAGACTGTCTTACGCTTGATAAGGATGCAGTATTGCAAAAGCTGAGACACACAGCAATTCAAGAATCATGCTGTGGGCAGAATGCAATTGTTGAGAGAAATGTGATGCTGACCCCAAAAACTAAGGTCATTGCATATGCCATTGTAACAAATGTTGTCCGGTATAGGATGAGTGCTGAAGCCTTGCAAGCTGGTTCCCTAGGTAACGCCATTAAAAGGCGAAAAGAAAGTGTCAACGGTTTTGAAACATCGAGGAAGCGATCAAAAATGCACAGGCGCAAATCTAGATTTTAG
- the LOC103426829 gene encoding NAD-dependent protein deacetylase SRT1-like isoform X1 yields MSLGYAEKLSYIEDVGQVGMTEHFDTPQVLQEKIERLAMLIQKSKHLVVFTGAGISTSCGIPDFRGPRGIWTLQHEGKALPEASLPFHRAMPSLTHIALVELERAGILKFVISQNVDGLHLRSGIPREKLAELHGNSFLETCPSCGVEYLRDFEVETIGLKETSRRCSDKNCRARLKDTVLDWEDALPSKEMDLAEKHCRMADVVLCLGTSLQITPACNLPLKSLRGGGKIVIVNLQKTPKDKKANLVIHGLVDKVISGVMDFLNLQIPPFVRLDLFQIILTQALSLDKKNVNWSLRVASVHGQKAPLPFVKSIEISFLDNQGYKSAILQKEPFQLKRRTLQGKSFDMVLKFNFIDSCGCPSTEIVVPLNFKVPEDCLTLDKDAVLQKLRHTAIQESCCGQNAIVERNVMLTPKTKVIAYAIVTNVVRYRMSAEALQAGSLGNAIKRRKESVNGFETSRKRSKMHRRKSRF; encoded by the exons ATGTCCTTGGGTTATGCAGAGAAGCTTTCCTACATAGAAGATGTGGGCCAAGTCGGAATGACTGAACATTTCGACACGCCTCAAGTTTTGCAAGAAAAA ATTGAGCGGCTTGCTATGTTGATACAAAAG AGTAAGCATCTAGTAGTGTTTACAGGTGCAGGAATCTCAACTTCTTGTGGTATACCGGACTTTCGAGGTCCAAGGGGAATTTGGACTCTGCAG CATGAAGGCAAGGCTTTGCCGGAAGCATCACTGCCATTTCATCGTGCAATGCCGAGCTTGACTCATATAGCTTTGGTTGAACTGGAGAGAGCTGGAATTTTGAAGTTTGTAATTAGCCAG AATGTTGATGGTCTTCATCTACGATCTGGAATACCGAGGGAGAAACTTGCTGAGTTACATGGTAACTCCTTTCTGGAAACCTGCCCTTCTTGTGGAGTCGA GTATTTGAGGGATTTTGAGGTTGAGACTATTGGACTGAAGGAGACTTCAAGACGGTGCTCAGATAAAAATTGTAGAGCAAGGCTTAAAGATACAGTTCTGGATTGGGAG GATGCATTGCCCTCAAAGGAGATGGATCTGGCTGAGAAGCACTGCAGGATGGCTGATGTTGTATTATGTTTGGGGACAAG TTTGCAGATCACTCCAGCATGCAACCTTCCTCTGAAATCGCTCCGTGGTGGGGGAAAGATTGTAATTGTCAACCTTCAG AAAACTCCAAAGGACAAGAAAGCAAATTTAGTGATCCATGGACTTGTTGATAAG GTTATTTCAGGTGTCATGGACTTTCTAAATCTTCAGATTCCTCCATTTGTCCGGTTAGATCTTTTTCAGATCATTCTAACTCAAGCCTTGAGTTTAG ATAAAAAGAATGTGAACTGGAGCCTCCGCGTAGCAAGTGTACATGGACAGAAAGCTCCATTGCCATTTGTCAAATCTATTGAG ATATCCTTCTTAGACAATCAAGGGTATAAATCAGCTATTCTACAGAAGGAACCATTTCAATTGAAAAG GAGAACCTTGCAGGGAAAATCATTTGATATGGTTTTGAAATTCAACTTCATAGATAGTTGTGGTTGTCCGTCCACAGAAATTGTTGTACCTCTTAATTTTAAG GTTCCAGAAGACTGTCTTACGCTTGATAAGGATGCAGTATTGCAAAAGCTGAGACACACAGCAATTCAAGAATCATGCTGTGGGCAGAATGCAATTGTTGAGAGAAATGTGATGCTGACCCCAAAAACTAAGGTCATTGCATATGCCATTGTAACAAATGTTGTCCGGTATAGGATGAGTGCTGAAGCCTTGCAAGCTGGTTCCCTAGGTAACGCCATTAAAAGGCGAAAAGAAAGTGTCAACGGTTTTGAAACATCGAGGAAGCGATCAAAAATGCACAGGCGCAAATCTAGATTTTAG